A window of Candidatus Methylomirabilota bacterium genomic DNA:
AGGTGCTGGTCACGGCGGGGACCTCGCCGGCCATGCTGCTCCTGTTCACCGCGCTGCTGGCCGCCGGGGACGAGGTCATCCTGTCCGACCCCCACTACGCCTGCTACCCCAACTTCATCCGTTACGCCGATGGGACCCCGGTCTACGTGCCGACGACCGAGGCCGACGGGTTCCAGTTCCGGCCGGAGGCGGTGCGGCCCCGGCTGACGGCCCGGACCAAGGCGATCATGGTGAATTCCCCGGCCAATCCCACCGGCGCGGTGCTGCCGGCCGACCGGCTGGCCGCCCTGGCGGACCTCGTCGAGCAGGCACCCGGCGGGGCGTGGCTCGTCTCCGACGAGATCTACCACGGCCTCACCTACGAGGGCCGCGAGCACACGGTGCTGGAATTCACCGACCGCGCGTTCGTCCTCAACGGCTTCTCGAAGGCCTATGCCATGACGGGGTGGCGGCTGGGGTACCTGATCGCGCCGAAGTCCCACATCCGGATCCTGCAGAAGCTTCATCAGAACTTCTTCATCTCGTCGAACGAGTTCGTCCAGTGGGCAGGTGTGGCGGCGCTGCGCGAGGCGGGGGAAGAGGTCGTGCGCTTCCGGCGGATCTTCGACGAGCGACGCCGGGCCATGGTGACCGGGCTGCGGGAGATCGGGCTGGGGGTCGGGCCCGAGCCGACCGGCGCCTTCTACGTGTTCGCCGATGCCCGGGCGTATTGCGAGCGCTCGTATGACTTCGCCTTCGAGGTGTTGGCCGGCGCCCACGTGGCGGTGACTCCCGGCATCGACTTCGGCCCCGGCGGCGAAGGGTACCTCCGGTTCTCCTACGCCAACGGGCTCGAGCGCGTCCGGGAGGCCGTGCGGAGGCTGGGGGAGTTCCTGCGAGCTCGCGCGTGTTGACCGCGCTTCACCGTTGGACTACGCTCGTGTCTCGGCGCCGGGGTGGCGCCGCCCGAAGGCCCACGCAGTTCACCACGGGAGGGGCTATGTCGAACGGCGCAGGGTCGGATATCGTCGGGGACTTCCGGCTGGGTCTGGACCTGATGAAGCGCTATCCGGTGATGGCGGCGCCTCCGCTCATCGCGATGGCGCTGATGTTCGTCCTCGGCCTGGTCTTTTTCGGGGGCGCGTTGACCATCTTCGCCGTCGGCGGCCTGTCGGGCGGACGCGGCGTCGCCGGAGCCATCGTCGGGGGTCTCCTCTTCTCCGCGGTCCTGGCCGTCGTCGCCCTGCTGGTCAATCTGGTGGCCTCGGCGGTCGTCGTCATCATGGCCCGCGATGCCCTGGCGACCCGCGAGCCCTCGATGGGTGACGCGCTCTCGGCCGTCATGGGGCGCCTGGGCGACGTGGCGGTGGCGTCGTTTCTCGTCGCCCTGATCGTGGGGATCGCTTCGCTCTTCTTGGTGGTGCCCGGCATCATCGCCGGCTTCTTCCTCATGTTCGTGCTCCCGGCCGTGCTCCTCGACGGCCGCGGTGCGGTCGACGCGCTCGGCCGCAGCGCCACCCTGGTCAAGGACAACCTGGGTCCGGCTCTCGGGCTGGTCATCGGGGCCATCGTCGCCATCGTCGTCATGGCCATCGTCTCGATGATCCTCGGGATGGTGCCGCTCCTCGGACATCTGGCGTCGATGCTCCTGGGGGGCGCCTTCATCGCCTACCTGACGGTCGTCGCCGTCCGCGTCTACCAGACGCTGCCGCGGCGGTGAGGGGGCCCCGTGGACGTCCACCCCGGCGTCTAGAGGCCATGCCGGAGACCGTCGCCGCCAAGCGCGCGCGGGCCCTCGAGATCATCCGGCTCCTCGATCGGGCCTATCCCGAGGCCACGATCGCGCTCAGATTCTCGAGCCCGCTCGAGCTCCTGGTGGCGACCATCCTGGCCGCCCAGTGCACCGACGAGCGGGTGAACCAGGTGACGGAAAGCCTCTTCCGCAAGTACCGCACGGCGCGCGACTACGCGGCGATCGATCCCGCCACCTTCGAGCGCGAGATCCGGTCCACCGGCTTCTTCCGGGCCAAGACCAGGGCCATTGCCGGCATGGCCCGCGCGCTCCTCGAGCATCACGGGGGCGGGGTGCCGCGGACCCTGGAGGCGCTGACGGCGCTGCCCGGGGTGGGCCGCAAGACCGCCAACGTGGTTCTCGGCAACGCCTTCGACACCCCGGGCATCGCGGTGGACACCCACGTCTTCCGGGTATCGCAGCGCCTGGGGCTGGCCGGGTCGGACGTCCCCGACCAGGTCGAAGCCCAGCTCGCCGAGGTCATCCCCCGACCCCGGTGGACCCACTTCTGCCACCTCCTCCAGGCCCACGGACGCCAGATCTGCCTGGCCCGGGCCCCCGACTGCCCGGTCTGTCCCGTGCGGCTCCTGTGCCCGTGGCCGGGGAAGACGGTGTCCGGGCGCCCGGGGCGCGCCGCGCCCGCCGGCCGCGCCGGCTCGCCCGCCCGGACTCGGGCGGCTCGGGCCGGTCGAGCGCCGCGGGGTTGACAGTGCCGGCCTCGTCGGCTAAGGTATTGTGTTGCGTGAATTCTGCTGGGCCGACGGTCTCAGGCCGC
This region includes:
- a CDS encoding pyridoxal phosphate-dependent aminotransferase, with amino-acid sequence MGQGFADVAKRVEEIKPFLAVEVFERAQELERQGHDVVHLEFGEPDFETPAVVREAVIRAIRDGRTKYTHSLGLLPLREAIAEHYLKTYGVAVSPDQVLVTAGTSPAMLLLFTALLAAGDEVILSDPHYACYPNFIRYADGTPVYVPTTEADGFQFRPEAVRPRLTARTKAIMVNSPANPTGAVLPADRLAALADLVEQAPGGAWLVSDEIYHGLTYEGREHTVLEFTDRAFVLNGFSKAYAMTGWRLGYLIAPKSHIRILQKLHQNFFISSNEFVQWAGVAALREAGEEVVRFRRIFDERRRAMVTGLREIGLGVGPEPTGAFYVFADARAYCERSYDFAFEVLAGAHVAVTPGIDFGPGGEGYLRFSYANGLERVREAVRRLGEFLRARAC
- the nth gene encoding endonuclease III, whose protein sequence is MPETVAAKRARALEIIRLLDRAYPEATIALRFSSPLELLVATILAAQCTDERVNQVTESLFRKYRTARDYAAIDPATFEREIRSTGFFRAKTRAIAGMARALLEHHGGGVPRTLEALTALPGVGRKTANVVLGNAFDTPGIAVDTHVFRVSQRLGLAGSDVPDQVEAQLAEVIPRPRWTHFCHLLQAHGRQICLARAPDCPVCPVRLLCPWPGKTVSGRPGRAAPAGRAGSPARTRAARAGRAPRG